From a single Brassica napus cultivar Da-Ae chromosome C9, Da-Ae, whole genome shotgun sequence genomic region:
- the LOC106445392 gene encoding uncharacterized protein LOC106445392 isoform X2, whose translation MRRGNHRPKAAAGSLKKKTDGFTNPDPSTSRDLKRRRSVSFVDADHHRSHSPEAQTGPSVDAKTSEFAFFNKLKSTFGLSSSEASNKLKQNPKDFESRGQIHNDAGTDLRAKDITGNTTTCSFTTPIYNARRGSPLNLTRKDKEKDPGKGSSGFNRDKDTVRGGNNNLSCGGSSDEKEDDFFSVKRKRLNQWVKHTWFPDITPQLLTSNGGNLVSLLLTRLFPGTDEKHPSRFSKERTERRTFLDSPGSKFLKRSHESYSEVDHGLQIEKKRAISWPENSIATNHVHYSCIPRDPQDFNFPFSYPKEPVYRPPLLTQKTFISFPVEETLDSSLHFRNYNSPSLGYHGEDIGYSSEALLPHDYREPSSALLLEWNTENASTRKTDDLQPSNHTELITCPNASSSLADNPWRSDYSSSHDVVTRELYPLPLLSHYTSGSFLLPATNQTRHFEHELERHMIDDEDVVAANQNLQTFHQATSLSDCLTRGHTYYHSPSNSPLDHSPFKSPGREMVSFPFSSISNSDLLEESSPTTQSDRWWI comes from the exons ATGAGAAGAGGGAATCACCGACCGAAAGCAGCAGCGGGAAGTCTAAAGAAGAAGACCGACGGGTTCACGAATCCCGATCCTTCGACCTCTCGAG ATTTGAAACGCAGGAGAAGTGTGAGTTTCGTGGATGCTGATCATCATCGGAGCCATTCCCCTGAAGCCCAAACCGGACCAT CGGTTGATGCCAAGACCTCGGAGTTTGCCTTCTTTAACAAGTTGAAGTCTACTTTTGGTCTCTCCTCCTCTGAAGCTTCaaacaaactgaaacaaaatcCGAAAGATTTTGAATCCAGAGGTCAAATCCACAATG ATGCAGGAACCGACCTCCGAGCTAAAGATATAACAGGCAATACTACTACTTGTAGCTTCACCACTCCCATTTATAATGCAAGACGCGGCTCACCTCTCAACTTGACTCGAAAGGATAAAG AGAAAGATCCTGGGAAAGGTTCTTCAGGGTTCAATAGAGATAAGGACACAGTTCGAGGTGGTAATAACAACCTGAGTTGTGGAG GAAGCAGTGATGAGAAGGAAGACGACTTTTTCTCTGTGAAGAGGAAGAGACTGAATCAGTGGGTCAAACATACTTGGTTTCCTGATATCACCCCCCAGCTGCTTACCTCAAACGG GGGCAATTTAGTTTCTCTTCTCCTAACTCGGCTGTTCCCTGGAACCGATGAGAAACAT CCTTCTAGGTTTTCCAAGGAGAGGACAGAGAGAAGAACGTTTCTTGATTCTCCTGGATCCAAGTTTCTCAAGAGGTCCCATGAAAGCTATTCAGAAGTTGACCATGGTCTGCAAATTGAGAAGAAAAGGGCCATATCTTGGCCGGAAAATAGCATTGCAACGAATCATGTCCACTACAGTTGCATCCCAAGAGATCCCCAAGACTTTAACTTTCCCTTCTCATATCCTAAGGAACCGGTTTATAGACCTCCACTGTTGACACAGAAGACATTCATCTCGTTTCCTGTTGAAGAAACTCTGGACTCCAGCCTCCATTTCAGAAACTACAACTCTCCTTCACTGGGTTATCATGGAGAAGACATTGGATACAGCTCAGAGGCCTTACTACCACATGATTATAGGGAGCCTTCATCTGCATTACTTCTCGAGTGGAACACTGAGAACGCAAGCACCAGAAAGACTGATGATTTGCAACCAAGTAATCACACAGAACTCATCACGTGTCCAAATGCATCATCATCTTTGGCTGATAATCCATGGAGGTCTGACTATTCTTCATCCCATGATGTTGTTACGAGGGAGCTGTACCCTTTACCTCTGCTCTCTCACTACACTTCAGGCAGTTTCCTCTTACCAGCAACAAACCAAACCCGCCATTTTGAGCATGAATTGGAGAGGCATATgattgatgatgaagatgtagTTGCAGCAAACCAGAATCTCCAGACATTTCATCAAGCGACAAGCTTGTCAGATTGTTTAACCAGAGGCCACACATACTATCATAGTCCTTCCAACTCTCCATTGGATCATTCCCCTTTTAAATCCCCTGGACGTGAAATGGTATCCTTTCCGTTTTCCAGCATCAGCAATTCAGATTTGTTGGAAGAGTCAAGTCCAACAACACAAAGCGATCGGTGGTGGATATGA
- the LOC106445392 gene encoding uncharacterized protein LOC106445392 isoform X1, whose product MRRGNHRPKAAAGSLKKKTDGFTNPDPSTSRVDLKRRRSVSFVDADHHRSHSPEAQTGPSVDAKTSEFAFFNKLKSTFGLSSSEASNKLKQNPKDFESRGQIHNDAGTDLRAKDITGNTTTCSFTTPIYNARRGSPLNLTRKDKEKDPGKGSSGFNRDKDTVRGGNNNLSCGGSSDEKEDDFFSVKRKRLNQWVKHTWFPDITPQLLTSNGGNLVSLLLTRLFPGTDEKHPSRFSKERTERRTFLDSPGSKFLKRSHESYSEVDHGLQIEKKRAISWPENSIATNHVHYSCIPRDPQDFNFPFSYPKEPVYRPPLLTQKTFISFPVEETLDSSLHFRNYNSPSLGYHGEDIGYSSEALLPHDYREPSSALLLEWNTENASTRKTDDLQPSNHTELITCPNASSSLADNPWRSDYSSSHDVVTRELYPLPLLSHYTSGSFLLPATNQTRHFEHELERHMIDDEDVVAANQNLQTFHQATSLSDCLTRGHTYYHSPSNSPLDHSPFKSPGREMVSFPFSSISNSDLLEESSPTTQSDRWWI is encoded by the exons ATGAGAAGAGGGAATCACCGACCGAAAGCAGCAGCGGGAAGTCTAAAGAAGAAGACCGACGGGTTCACGAATCCCGATCCTTCGACCTCTCGAG TAGATTTGAAACGCAGGAGAAGTGTGAGTTTCGTGGATGCTGATCATCATCGGAGCCATTCCCCTGAAGCCCAAACCGGACCAT CGGTTGATGCCAAGACCTCGGAGTTTGCCTTCTTTAACAAGTTGAAGTCTACTTTTGGTCTCTCCTCCTCTGAAGCTTCaaacaaactgaaacaaaatcCGAAAGATTTTGAATCCAGAGGTCAAATCCACAATG ATGCAGGAACCGACCTCCGAGCTAAAGATATAACAGGCAATACTACTACTTGTAGCTTCACCACTCCCATTTATAATGCAAGACGCGGCTCACCTCTCAACTTGACTCGAAAGGATAAAG AGAAAGATCCTGGGAAAGGTTCTTCAGGGTTCAATAGAGATAAGGACACAGTTCGAGGTGGTAATAACAACCTGAGTTGTGGAG GAAGCAGTGATGAGAAGGAAGACGACTTTTTCTCTGTGAAGAGGAAGAGACTGAATCAGTGGGTCAAACATACTTGGTTTCCTGATATCACCCCCCAGCTGCTTACCTCAAACGG GGGCAATTTAGTTTCTCTTCTCCTAACTCGGCTGTTCCCTGGAACCGATGAGAAACAT CCTTCTAGGTTTTCCAAGGAGAGGACAGAGAGAAGAACGTTTCTTGATTCTCCTGGATCCAAGTTTCTCAAGAGGTCCCATGAAAGCTATTCAGAAGTTGACCATGGTCTGCAAATTGAGAAGAAAAGGGCCATATCTTGGCCGGAAAATAGCATTGCAACGAATCATGTCCACTACAGTTGCATCCCAAGAGATCCCCAAGACTTTAACTTTCCCTTCTCATATCCTAAGGAACCGGTTTATAGACCTCCACTGTTGACACAGAAGACATTCATCTCGTTTCCTGTTGAAGAAACTCTGGACTCCAGCCTCCATTTCAGAAACTACAACTCTCCTTCACTGGGTTATCATGGAGAAGACATTGGATACAGCTCAGAGGCCTTACTACCACATGATTATAGGGAGCCTTCATCTGCATTACTTCTCGAGTGGAACACTGAGAACGCAAGCACCAGAAAGACTGATGATTTGCAACCAAGTAATCACACAGAACTCATCACGTGTCCAAATGCATCATCATCTTTGGCTGATAATCCATGGAGGTCTGACTATTCTTCATCCCATGATGTTGTTACGAGGGAGCTGTACCCTTTACCTCTGCTCTCTCACTACACTTCAGGCAGTTTCCTCTTACCAGCAACAAACCAAACCCGCCATTTTGAGCATGAATTGGAGAGGCATATgattgatgatgaagatgtagTTGCAGCAAACCAGAATCTCCAGACATTTCATCAAGCGACAAGCTTGTCAGATTGTTTAACCAGAGGCCACACATACTATCATAGTCCTTCCAACTCTCCATTGGATCATTCCCCTTTTAAATCCCCTGGACGTGAAATGGTATCCTTTCCGTTTTCCAGCATCAGCAATTCAGATTTGTTGGAAGAGTCAAGTCCAACAACACAAAGCGATCGGTGGTGGATATGA
- the LOC106445392 gene encoding uncharacterized protein LOC106445392 isoform X5, whose product MRRGNHRPKAAAGSLKKKTDGFTNPDPSTSRVDLKRRRSVSFVDADHHRSHSPEAQTGPSVDAKTSEFAFFNKLKSTFGLSSSEASNKLKQNPKDFESRGTDLRAKDITGNTTTCSFTTPIYNARRGSPLNLTRKDKEKDPGKGSSGFNRDKDTVRGGNNNLSCGGSSDEKEDDFFSVKRKRLNQWVKHTWFPDITPQLLTSNGGNLVSLLLTRLFPGTDEKHPSRFSKERTERRTFLDSPGSKFLKRSHESYSEVDHGLQIEKKRAISWPENSIATNHVHYSCIPRDPQDFNFPFSYPKEPVYRPPLLTQKTFISFPVEETLDSSLHFRNYNSPSLGYHGEDIGYSSEALLPHDYREPSSALLLEWNTENASTRKTDDLQPSNHTELITCPNASSSLADNPWRSDYSSSHDVVTRELYPLPLLSHYTSGSFLLPATNQTRHFEHELERHMIDDEDVVAANQNLQTFHQATSLSDCLTRGHTYYHSPSNSPLDHSPFKSPGREMVSFPFSSISNSDLLEESSPTTQSDRWWI is encoded by the exons ATGAGAAGAGGGAATCACCGACCGAAAGCAGCAGCGGGAAGTCTAAAGAAGAAGACCGACGGGTTCACGAATCCCGATCCTTCGACCTCTCGAG TAGATTTGAAACGCAGGAGAAGTGTGAGTTTCGTGGATGCTGATCATCATCGGAGCCATTCCCCTGAAGCCCAAACCGGACCAT CGGTTGATGCCAAGACCTCGGAGTTTGCCTTCTTTAACAAGTTGAAGTCTACTTTTGGTCTCTCCTCCTCTGAAGCTTCaaacaaactgaaacaaaatcCGAAAGATTTTGAATCCAGAG GAACCGACCTCCGAGCTAAAGATATAACAGGCAATACTACTACTTGTAGCTTCACCACTCCCATTTATAATGCAAGACGCGGCTCACCTCTCAACTTGACTCGAAAGGATAAAG AGAAAGATCCTGGGAAAGGTTCTTCAGGGTTCAATAGAGATAAGGACACAGTTCGAGGTGGTAATAACAACCTGAGTTGTGGAG GAAGCAGTGATGAGAAGGAAGACGACTTTTTCTCTGTGAAGAGGAAGAGACTGAATCAGTGGGTCAAACATACTTGGTTTCCTGATATCACCCCCCAGCTGCTTACCTCAAACGG GGGCAATTTAGTTTCTCTTCTCCTAACTCGGCTGTTCCCTGGAACCGATGAGAAACAT CCTTCTAGGTTTTCCAAGGAGAGGACAGAGAGAAGAACGTTTCTTGATTCTCCTGGATCCAAGTTTCTCAAGAGGTCCCATGAAAGCTATTCAGAAGTTGACCATGGTCTGCAAATTGAGAAGAAAAGGGCCATATCTTGGCCGGAAAATAGCATTGCAACGAATCATGTCCACTACAGTTGCATCCCAAGAGATCCCCAAGACTTTAACTTTCCCTTCTCATATCCTAAGGAACCGGTTTATAGACCTCCACTGTTGACACAGAAGACATTCATCTCGTTTCCTGTTGAAGAAACTCTGGACTCCAGCCTCCATTTCAGAAACTACAACTCTCCTTCACTGGGTTATCATGGAGAAGACATTGGATACAGCTCAGAGGCCTTACTACCACATGATTATAGGGAGCCTTCATCTGCATTACTTCTCGAGTGGAACACTGAGAACGCAAGCACCAGAAAGACTGATGATTTGCAACCAAGTAATCACACAGAACTCATCACGTGTCCAAATGCATCATCATCTTTGGCTGATAATCCATGGAGGTCTGACTATTCTTCATCCCATGATGTTGTTACGAGGGAGCTGTACCCTTTACCTCTGCTCTCTCACTACACTTCAGGCAGTTTCCTCTTACCAGCAACAAACCAAACCCGCCATTTTGAGCATGAATTGGAGAGGCATATgattgatgatgaagatgtagTTGCAGCAAACCAGAATCTCCAGACATTTCATCAAGCGACAAGCTTGTCAGATTGTTTAACCAGAGGCCACACATACTATCATAGTCCTTCCAACTCTCCATTGGATCATTCCCCTTTTAAATCCCCTGGACGTGAAATGGTATCCTTTCCGTTTTCCAGCATCAGCAATTCAGATTTGTTGGAAGAGTCAAGTCCAACAACACAAAGCGATCGGTGGTGGATATGA
- the LOC106445392 gene encoding uncharacterized protein LOC106445392 isoform X3: MRRGNHRPKAAAGSLKKKTDGFTNPDPSTSRVDLKRRRSVSFVDADHHRSHSPEAQTGPSVDAKTSEFAFFNKLKSTFGLSSSEASNKLKQNPKDFESRGQIHNGTDLRAKDITGNTTTCSFTTPIYNARRGSPLNLTRKDKEKDPGKGSSGFNRDKDTVRGGNNNLSCGGSSDEKEDDFFSVKRKRLNQWVKHTWFPDITPQLLTSNGGNLVSLLLTRLFPGTDEKHPSRFSKERTERRTFLDSPGSKFLKRSHESYSEVDHGLQIEKKRAISWPENSIATNHVHYSCIPRDPQDFNFPFSYPKEPVYRPPLLTQKTFISFPVEETLDSSLHFRNYNSPSLGYHGEDIGYSSEALLPHDYREPSSALLLEWNTENASTRKTDDLQPSNHTELITCPNASSSLADNPWRSDYSSSHDVVTRELYPLPLLSHYTSGSFLLPATNQTRHFEHELERHMIDDEDVVAANQNLQTFHQATSLSDCLTRGHTYYHSPSNSPLDHSPFKSPGREMVSFPFSSISNSDLLEESSPTTQSDRWWI, encoded by the exons ATGAGAAGAGGGAATCACCGACCGAAAGCAGCAGCGGGAAGTCTAAAGAAGAAGACCGACGGGTTCACGAATCCCGATCCTTCGACCTCTCGAG TAGATTTGAAACGCAGGAGAAGTGTGAGTTTCGTGGATGCTGATCATCATCGGAGCCATTCCCCTGAAGCCCAAACCGGACCAT CGGTTGATGCCAAGACCTCGGAGTTTGCCTTCTTTAACAAGTTGAAGTCTACTTTTGGTCTCTCCTCCTCTGAAGCTTCaaacaaactgaaacaaaatcCGAAAGATTTTGAATCCAGAGGTCAAATCCACAATG GAACCGACCTCCGAGCTAAAGATATAACAGGCAATACTACTACTTGTAGCTTCACCACTCCCATTTATAATGCAAGACGCGGCTCACCTCTCAACTTGACTCGAAAGGATAAAG AGAAAGATCCTGGGAAAGGTTCTTCAGGGTTCAATAGAGATAAGGACACAGTTCGAGGTGGTAATAACAACCTGAGTTGTGGAG GAAGCAGTGATGAGAAGGAAGACGACTTTTTCTCTGTGAAGAGGAAGAGACTGAATCAGTGGGTCAAACATACTTGGTTTCCTGATATCACCCCCCAGCTGCTTACCTCAAACGG GGGCAATTTAGTTTCTCTTCTCCTAACTCGGCTGTTCCCTGGAACCGATGAGAAACAT CCTTCTAGGTTTTCCAAGGAGAGGACAGAGAGAAGAACGTTTCTTGATTCTCCTGGATCCAAGTTTCTCAAGAGGTCCCATGAAAGCTATTCAGAAGTTGACCATGGTCTGCAAATTGAGAAGAAAAGGGCCATATCTTGGCCGGAAAATAGCATTGCAACGAATCATGTCCACTACAGTTGCATCCCAAGAGATCCCCAAGACTTTAACTTTCCCTTCTCATATCCTAAGGAACCGGTTTATAGACCTCCACTGTTGACACAGAAGACATTCATCTCGTTTCCTGTTGAAGAAACTCTGGACTCCAGCCTCCATTTCAGAAACTACAACTCTCCTTCACTGGGTTATCATGGAGAAGACATTGGATACAGCTCAGAGGCCTTACTACCACATGATTATAGGGAGCCTTCATCTGCATTACTTCTCGAGTGGAACACTGAGAACGCAAGCACCAGAAAGACTGATGATTTGCAACCAAGTAATCACACAGAACTCATCACGTGTCCAAATGCATCATCATCTTTGGCTGATAATCCATGGAGGTCTGACTATTCTTCATCCCATGATGTTGTTACGAGGGAGCTGTACCCTTTACCTCTGCTCTCTCACTACACTTCAGGCAGTTTCCTCTTACCAGCAACAAACCAAACCCGCCATTTTGAGCATGAATTGGAGAGGCATATgattgatgatgaagatgtagTTGCAGCAAACCAGAATCTCCAGACATTTCATCAAGCGACAAGCTTGTCAGATTGTTTAACCAGAGGCCACACATACTATCATAGTCCTTCCAACTCTCCATTGGATCATTCCCCTTTTAAATCCCCTGGACGTGAAATGGTATCCTTTCCGTTTTCCAGCATCAGCAATTCAGATTTGTTGGAAGAGTCAAGTCCAACAACACAAAGCGATCGGTGGTGGATATGA
- the LOC106445392 gene encoding uncharacterized protein LOC106445392 isoform X4 has protein sequence MRRGNHRPKAAAGSLKKKTDGFTNPDPSTSRDLKRRRSVSFVDADHHRSHSPEAQTGPSVDAKTSEFAFFNKLKSTFGLSSSEASNKLKQNPKDFESRGQIHNGTDLRAKDITGNTTTCSFTTPIYNARRGSPLNLTRKDKEKDPGKGSSGFNRDKDTVRGGNNNLSCGGSSDEKEDDFFSVKRKRLNQWVKHTWFPDITPQLLTSNGGNLVSLLLTRLFPGTDEKHPSRFSKERTERRTFLDSPGSKFLKRSHESYSEVDHGLQIEKKRAISWPENSIATNHVHYSCIPRDPQDFNFPFSYPKEPVYRPPLLTQKTFISFPVEETLDSSLHFRNYNSPSLGYHGEDIGYSSEALLPHDYREPSSALLLEWNTENASTRKTDDLQPSNHTELITCPNASSSLADNPWRSDYSSSHDVVTRELYPLPLLSHYTSGSFLLPATNQTRHFEHELERHMIDDEDVVAANQNLQTFHQATSLSDCLTRGHTYYHSPSNSPLDHSPFKSPGREMVSFPFSSISNSDLLEESSPTTQSDRWWI, from the exons ATGAGAAGAGGGAATCACCGACCGAAAGCAGCAGCGGGAAGTCTAAAGAAGAAGACCGACGGGTTCACGAATCCCGATCCTTCGACCTCTCGAG ATTTGAAACGCAGGAGAAGTGTGAGTTTCGTGGATGCTGATCATCATCGGAGCCATTCCCCTGAAGCCCAAACCGGACCAT CGGTTGATGCCAAGACCTCGGAGTTTGCCTTCTTTAACAAGTTGAAGTCTACTTTTGGTCTCTCCTCCTCTGAAGCTTCaaacaaactgaaacaaaatcCGAAAGATTTTGAATCCAGAGGTCAAATCCACAATG GAACCGACCTCCGAGCTAAAGATATAACAGGCAATACTACTACTTGTAGCTTCACCACTCCCATTTATAATGCAAGACGCGGCTCACCTCTCAACTTGACTCGAAAGGATAAAG AGAAAGATCCTGGGAAAGGTTCTTCAGGGTTCAATAGAGATAAGGACACAGTTCGAGGTGGTAATAACAACCTGAGTTGTGGAG GAAGCAGTGATGAGAAGGAAGACGACTTTTTCTCTGTGAAGAGGAAGAGACTGAATCAGTGGGTCAAACATACTTGGTTTCCTGATATCACCCCCCAGCTGCTTACCTCAAACGG GGGCAATTTAGTTTCTCTTCTCCTAACTCGGCTGTTCCCTGGAACCGATGAGAAACAT CCTTCTAGGTTTTCCAAGGAGAGGACAGAGAGAAGAACGTTTCTTGATTCTCCTGGATCCAAGTTTCTCAAGAGGTCCCATGAAAGCTATTCAGAAGTTGACCATGGTCTGCAAATTGAGAAGAAAAGGGCCATATCTTGGCCGGAAAATAGCATTGCAACGAATCATGTCCACTACAGTTGCATCCCAAGAGATCCCCAAGACTTTAACTTTCCCTTCTCATATCCTAAGGAACCGGTTTATAGACCTCCACTGTTGACACAGAAGACATTCATCTCGTTTCCTGTTGAAGAAACTCTGGACTCCAGCCTCCATTTCAGAAACTACAACTCTCCTTCACTGGGTTATCATGGAGAAGACATTGGATACAGCTCAGAGGCCTTACTACCACATGATTATAGGGAGCCTTCATCTGCATTACTTCTCGAGTGGAACACTGAGAACGCAAGCACCAGAAAGACTGATGATTTGCAACCAAGTAATCACACAGAACTCATCACGTGTCCAAATGCATCATCATCTTTGGCTGATAATCCATGGAGGTCTGACTATTCTTCATCCCATGATGTTGTTACGAGGGAGCTGTACCCTTTACCTCTGCTCTCTCACTACACTTCAGGCAGTTTCCTCTTACCAGCAACAAACCAAACCCGCCATTTTGAGCATGAATTGGAGAGGCATATgattgatgatgaagatgtagTTGCAGCAAACCAGAATCTCCAGACATTTCATCAAGCGACAAGCTTGTCAGATTGTTTAACCAGAGGCCACACATACTATCATAGTCCTTCCAACTCTCCATTGGATCATTCCCCTTTTAAATCCCCTGGACGTGAAATGGTATCCTTTCCGTTTTCCAGCATCAGCAATTCAGATTTGTTGGAAGAGTCAAGTCCAACAACACAAAGCGATCGGTGGTGGATATGA
- the LOC106445393 gene encoding zinc finger CCCH domain-containing protein 21 yields MPPKQQPKADLAKKQKQVEDKTFGLKNKNKSKNVQKYVQSLKQSVQPKPDASKAAAKKKKEEEKAREQELNELFKVAISQPKVPVGVDPKSILCEFFKHGQCQKGFKCKFSHDLNIQRKGEKIDIYSDKRDEDGNMEEWDQETLEKVVESKKNEYNQNKPTDIVCKYFLDAVEKKQYGWFWACPNGGKECHYRHALPPGYILKSQMKALLEEESQKMPVEEEIENERAKLKTATQMTPALFMEWKRKKIAERDAGLAASQAERAKNDRMSGRELFLSNASLFVDDAEAFEEYQREKEEEEIEQKAKDKEAEAPGTSKSIGDAEQTSKEVDEEDEDDDDDDLDMDELDELEASLSKTSIQIREPND; encoded by the exons ATGCCCCCAAAGCAACAACCGAAGGCCGATTTGGCTAAAAAGCAGAAGCAAGTGGAAGACAAGACTTTCGGTCtgaaaaacaagaacaagagcaAGAATGTTCAGAAGTATGTCCAGAGTCTCAAGCAATCTGTCCAGCCTAAACCCGACGCCTCTAAAGCTGCTGCCAAG aaaaagaaagaggaagAGAAAGCGAGAGAGCAAGAGTTGAATGAGTTGTTTAAGGTTGCCATTAGTCAGCCCAAAGTTCCTGTTG GTGTGGATCCAAAGTCCATCCTGTGTGAGTTTTTCAAGCATGGGCAGTGTCAAAAGGGATTTAAGTGCAAGTTCTCTCATGATTTGAACATTCAGAGGAAGGGTGAGAAGATCGATATTTACAGCGATAAGCGTGATGAAG ATGGAAATATGGAGGAGTGGGATCAGGAGACCCTTGAAAAGGTTGTGGAATCCAAGAAAAATGAATATAACCAGAATAAGCCTACAGATATT GTTTGCAAGTATTTTCTGGACGCGGTGGAAAAGAAACAGTATGGGTGGTTCTGGGCTTGCCCCAATGGTGGCAAAGAGTGTCATTACAGACACGCTCTTCCTCCTGGTTATATCCTCAAATCTCAGATGAAGGCTCTGTTGGAAGAGGAGTCACAAAAGATGCCAGTTGAAGAAGAAATCGAAAATGAG CGTGCAAAACTGAAAACGGCAACACAAATGACACCTGCGCTATTTATGGAATGGAAGAGGAAGAAAATAGCAGAGAGAGATGCAGGTTTGGCTGCTTCTCAAGCCGAGAGAGCTAAGAACGACCGTATGAG TGGTCGGGAGCTGTTTCTGTCCAATGCAAGCTTGTTTGTGGACGATGCTGAGGCTTTTGAAGAATACCAGAGggaaaaagaagaggaagagattgAGCAGAAG gcaaaggacaAAGAAGCAGAGGCTCCTGGGACAAGCAAGAGCATTGGTGATGCTGAACAGACTTCGAAAGAAGTGGATGAAGAGgacgaagatgatgatgatgatgatttggacATGGATGAGCTTGATGAATTGGAAGCAAGCTTGTCGAAAACTTCGATCCAGATTCGTGAGCCAAACGATTAA